The proteins below are encoded in one region of Pseudonocardia sp. DSM 110487:
- a CDS encoding FAD-dependent oxidoreductase, which translates to MSRRVVVIGHGMVGARFAEEVRRRDPNGRLVRLTVVGAEPRPAYNRVLLSTVLGGGLSAQAVQLHPPGWAARHRVDLRTGVTVKSIDRAERVVHCSDGAVERYDELVLATGSRAWLPPLEGLADKNVATFRDLDDCERILKLARPGARFAVLGGGLLGCEAARGLAGRGVRVTLVHPMSHLMERQLDKGAGEVLAAAMTRLGIDVRLGFQATAWEPEVGVRSADGDLLAADALVVAAGVRAETGLAADAGIAVDRGVLVDDRLATSDGRVHAIGDCAQHPGTPAGLVQPGWEQAAVLADLITGTDPAASYGGTRAVTRLKARDVDLATVGDPAVLAESGAEVLRFADPSGGRYATLALRGDRVVGGAMIGLPEAAASMIQYYDTGQPAPTDRLGLLFGRALPGAPETSDPGRLPASAVVCRCNTVTKGALVAAWRDGHTDVAAMSRATRAGTGCGSCGDAVRGICAWLAESDPPTLTPVPEEGAA; encoded by the coding sequence GTGAGCAGACGGGTTGTGGTGATCGGACACGGGATGGTCGGTGCCCGGTTCGCCGAGGAGGTGCGGCGCCGGGACCCCAACGGGAGGCTCGTGCGCCTGACCGTCGTCGGCGCGGAGCCTCGGCCCGCCTACAACCGGGTGCTGCTGTCCACTGTGCTGGGCGGAGGGCTGTCGGCGCAGGCGGTGCAGCTGCACCCGCCGGGCTGGGCCGCGCGGCACCGGGTGGACCTGCGCACCGGGGTCACGGTGAAGTCGATCGATCGCGCGGAGCGGGTGGTGCACTGCTCGGACGGTGCGGTGGAGCGCTACGACGAGCTGGTGCTGGCCACCGGCAGCCGGGCGTGGCTGCCGCCGCTCGAAGGGCTCGCCGACAAGAACGTCGCCACCTTCCGCGACCTGGACGACTGCGAGCGGATCCTGAAGCTGGCCCGTCCCGGGGCGCGGTTCGCCGTGCTCGGCGGTGGGCTGCTCGGCTGCGAGGCCGCCCGTGGGCTGGCCGGGAGGGGTGTGCGGGTGACGCTCGTGCACCCGATGTCACACCTGATGGAACGCCAGCTCGACAAGGGTGCGGGCGAGGTGCTGGCCGCGGCTATGACGCGCCTCGGCATCGACGTCCGGCTCGGCTTCCAGGCGACCGCGTGGGAACCCGAGGTCGGGGTGCGCAGCGCCGACGGCGACCTCCTCGCGGCCGACGCACTGGTCGTCGCGGCAGGCGTGCGGGCCGAAACCGGCCTCGCCGCCGACGCCGGGATCGCGGTCGACCGCGGCGTGCTCGTCGACGACCGCCTCGCCACGTCGGACGGGCGGGTGCACGCCATCGGCGACTGCGCTCAGCACCCGGGCACGCCCGCGGGCCTCGTGCAGCCGGGGTGGGAGCAGGCCGCGGTGCTCGCCGACCTCATCACGGGCACCGATCCGGCCGCCAGCTACGGCGGCACCCGCGCCGTCACCCGGCTCAAGGCGCGCGACGTGGACCTCGCCACGGTCGGCGACCCCGCGGTGCTGGCCGAGTCCGGCGCCGAGGTGCTGCGCTTCGCCGACCCTTCGGGTGGCCGGTACGCCACCCTCGCGCTGCGCGGCGACCGCGTGGTCGGCGGCGCCATGATCGGGCTGCCGGAGGCGGCCGCCTCCATGATCCAGTACTACGACACGGGACAGCCTGCGCCCACCGACCGGCTGGGGCTGCTGTTCGGCCGCGCACTTCCCGGAGCGCCCGAGACGTCCGACCCGGGCCGGCTGCCCGCGTCCGCGGTCGTCTGCCGCTGCAACACCGTCACGAAGGGCGCGCTCGTCGCCGCGTGGCGGGACGGCCACACCGACGTCGCAGCCATGAGCCGCGCCACCCGCGCCGGCACCGGCTGCGGCAGCTGCGGTGACGCCGTGCGCGGCATCTGCGCATGGCTCGCCGAGAGCGACCCCCCGACGCTGACCCCCGTCCCCGAGGAGGGAGCCGCGTGA
- the nirB gene encoding nitrite reductase large subunit NirB has product MKELVVVGNGMVGHRLVQAMRDRDTAGAWRITVLGQETRPAYDRVALSSYVDGKTAEELTLPEVADPLVRLHLGDAAVKLDRDARVVHTESGRELPYDALVLATGSVPFVPPVPGRDLPGCFVYRTLDDLDAIMAAAERAVAGPGPGRRSAVVVGGGLLGLEAARALRLLGLSPQVVEIAPRLMPVQVDEGGGAVLRRLVETEDLQVRCGVSVNGISEDRGRLIASLSDGIELDADLVVFSAGIRPADGLAREAGLPVGERGGVLVNTSCRTPDPHIWAVGEVAALEGRTYGLVAPGYAMAEVVADRLLGGEATMTPAELDMSTQLKMLGVDVASFGDALARTAGALEVIVNDPVAGTYAKLVVSDDAKTLLGGVLVGDASKYATLRPLVGSPLPADPVAMIAPGGVELGADALPDSAQVCSCNAVTKGAICSAIADGAHDVPGIKACTRAGTSCGSCVPMLKKLLEQSGVEVSKALCEHFSVSRAELFEIVASTGVRTFSEIIARHGTGRGCDICKPAVASILASLGTGHVLSGEQAALQDTNDHFLANLQRNGTYSVVPRIPGGEITPEGLIVIGQVARDFGLYTKITGGQRIDMFGARVEQLPAIWRRLVDAGFESGHAYGKALRTVKSCVGTTWCRYGQQDSVGLAVALELRYRGLRSPHKVKAGVSGCARECAEARSKDFGVIATETGWNLYVGGNGGFTPRHAELIASDVDTDTLIALIDRFLMFYIRTADRLQRTASWVEAMDGGLDHLRAVIVDDSLGICADLEAAMEKHVAGYADEWRGVLDDPEKLERFVSFVNAPETPDPTISFVSERGQPVPVTLGLPGVRA; this is encoded by the coding sequence GTGAAGGAACTCGTCGTAGTCGGTAACGGCATGGTCGGGCACCGACTGGTGCAGGCCATGCGCGACCGCGATACCGCAGGCGCATGGCGGATCACGGTGCTGGGGCAGGAGACCCGCCCGGCCTACGACCGTGTCGCCCTCTCGTCGTACGTCGACGGCAAGACCGCCGAGGAGCTGACTCTCCCCGAGGTGGCAGACCCGCTGGTGCGGCTGCACCTGGGCGACGCCGCGGTGAAGCTCGACCGGGACGCCCGCGTGGTGCACACCGAGTCCGGGCGCGAGCTGCCCTACGACGCGCTCGTGCTCGCCACCGGGTCGGTGCCGTTCGTGCCTCCGGTTCCGGGACGCGATCTCCCCGGCTGCTTCGTCTACCGCACCCTCGACGACCTCGACGCGATCATGGCGGCCGCCGAGCGCGCGGTTGCCGGACCGGGACCGGGCCGACGCTCGGCCGTGGTGGTCGGTGGTGGGCTGCTCGGGCTGGAGGCCGCGCGGGCCCTGCGGCTGCTCGGCCTGTCCCCGCAGGTCGTCGAGATCGCGCCGAGACTCATGCCGGTGCAGGTCGACGAGGGCGGCGGCGCGGTGCTGCGGCGGCTCGTCGAGACCGAGGACCTGCAGGTGCGCTGCGGGGTCTCCGTCAACGGGATCAGCGAGGACCGCGGCCGACTGATCGCGTCGCTTTCCGACGGTATCGAGCTGGACGCGGACCTCGTCGTCTTCTCCGCCGGCATCCGCCCCGCCGATGGGCTTGCCCGCGAGGCCGGGCTGCCGGTCGGGGAGCGCGGCGGTGTGCTCGTCAACACATCGTGCCGCACGCCCGACCCGCACATCTGGGCCGTCGGCGAGGTGGCCGCGCTGGAGGGCCGCACCTACGGTCTGGTCGCTCCCGGGTACGCGATGGCCGAGGTGGTGGCCGACCGGCTGCTCGGCGGCGAGGCCACGATGACGCCCGCCGAGCTGGACATGTCGACGCAGCTGAAGATGCTCGGCGTCGACGTCGCGAGCTTCGGTGACGCACTGGCCCGCACGGCGGGCGCACTGGAGGTCATCGTCAACGACCCGGTCGCGGGCACCTACGCCAAGCTCGTCGTGAGCGACGACGCGAAGACGCTGCTCGGCGGCGTGCTCGTCGGCGACGCCTCCAAGTACGCGACGCTGCGGCCCCTCGTCGGGTCGCCGCTGCCGGCCGATCCGGTCGCGATGATCGCGCCGGGCGGGGTGGAGCTCGGTGCCGATGCCCTCCCCGATTCCGCGCAGGTCTGCTCCTGCAACGCGGTCACGAAGGGCGCGATCTGTTCCGCGATCGCGGACGGCGCGCACGACGTGCCGGGCATCAAGGCGTGTACCCGGGCCGGGACCAGCTGCGGATCCTGCGTGCCGATGCTGAAGAAGCTGCTGGAGCAGTCGGGCGTCGAGGTCTCGAAGGCACTGTGCGAGCACTTCTCGGTGTCCCGCGCCGAACTGTTCGAGATCGTGGCGAGCACCGGGGTACGCACGTTCTCCGAGATCATCGCCCGGCACGGCACCGGCCGCGGCTGCGACATCTGCAAGCCGGCGGTGGCCTCGATCCTCGCCTCGCTCGGCACGGGGCACGTGCTGTCCGGCGAGCAGGCCGCGTTGCAGGACACCAACGACCACTTCCTGGCCAACCTGCAGCGCAACGGTACGTACTCGGTCGTCCCGCGCATCCCGGGCGGCGAGATCACCCCGGAGGGGTTGATCGTGATCGGCCAGGTGGCCCGGGACTTCGGGCTCTACACGAAGATCACCGGTGGCCAGCGGATCGACATGTTCGGCGCCCGCGTCGAGCAACTGCCGGCGATCTGGCGACGCCTCGTCGACGCCGGCTTCGAGTCCGGCCACGCGTACGGCAAGGCGCTGCGCACCGTGAAGTCCTGCGTGGGCACCACGTGGTGCCGCTACGGCCAGCAGGACTCGGTGGGCCTCGCCGTCGCCCTCGAGCTGCGCTACCGCGGCCTGCGCTCACCCCACAAGGTCAAGGCCGGGGTGTCGGGCTGCGCGCGCGAGTGCGCGGAGGCCCGGTCCAAGGACTTCGGGGTGATCGCCACCGAGACCGGCTGGAACCTCTACGTCGGCGGCAACGGCGGCTTCACGCCGCGCCACGCCGAGCTGATCGCCTCCGACGTCGACACCGACACCCTGATCGCGCTGATCGACCGGTTCCTCATGTTCTACATCCGTACCGCCGACCGGCTGCAGCGCACCGCGTCGTGGGTGGAGGCGATGGACGGCGGGCTCGACCACCTGCGCGCCGTGATCGTCGACGACTCGCTCGGTATCTGCGCCGACCTCGAGGCTGCGATGGAGAAGCACGTCGCGGGGTACGCCGACGAGTGGCGTGGGGTGCTGGATGACCCGGAGAAACTGGAGCGGTTCGTGTCGTTCGTGAACGCTCCGGAGACGCCGGATCCGACGATCTCGTTCGTGAGCGAGCGGGGCCAGCCGGTCCCCGTCACGCTCGGACTTCCGGGGGTGCGTGCATGA
- the nirD gene encoding nitrite reductase small subunit NirD: MTAETIDPAMVDVRWETVCLLERLFPERGAAALLAAGGEPVQVALFRMADDTVYAIGNVDPFSGAAVLSRGIVGDRGGVPIVASPVFKQAFSLITGQCLDDPDVRVPVYPVRVADGWLQVGLP, translated from the coding sequence ATGACCGCCGAAACGATTGACCCAGCAATGGTCGACGTCCGCTGGGAGACAGTCTGTCTACTGGAACGGTTGTTCCCCGAGCGCGGGGCCGCCGCACTGCTCGCGGCCGGTGGCGAGCCCGTGCAGGTCGCGCTGTTCCGCATGGCCGATGACACGGTCTACGCGATCGGCAACGTCGACCCGTTCTCCGGGGCGGCGGTGCTCTCCCGCGGGATCGTCGGCGACCGCGGTGGCGTGCCCATCGTGGCCTCCCCCGTGTTCAAGCAGGCGTTCAGCCTGATCACCGGGCAGTGCCTGGACGACCCGGACGTCCGGGTGCCGGTGTACCCGGTGCGGGTCGCCGACGGTTGGCTGCAGGTCGGGCTACCGTGA
- a CDS encoding uroporphyrinogen-III synthase, with the protein MTTPATTAAAVPPLAGFTVGVTAARRAEELGTMLERRGAVVQQGAALRIVPVADDTELADATRGLIARPPDVTVATTGIGFRGWVEAADGWGIAEDLLDALGSGKLLARGPKARGAIRASGLVDAWSPPSESSAEVLDHLLDMGVDGLRIAVQLHGEPLPDVVDALTMAGAEVVEVPVYRWLPPADLGPLDRLIDTVLCGGIDVLAFTSAPAAASLLARADERGVRGPLLDALRGPVLALCVGPVTAAPLEAVDVPTVQPNRSRLGAMVRQLEAELPARARRLPVAGHVLELRGHAVLVDGELRTVPPAGMALLRALARRAGRVISRAELLKALPGGSGDEHAVETAMARLRSALGRPKLVQTVVKRGYRLALDPGAGPGSVGGHCVHGSVR; encoded by the coding sequence ATGACCACCCCAGCCACCACCGCCGCCGCGGTGCCGCCGCTGGCCGGGTTCACCGTCGGCGTCACCGCGGCCCGCAGGGCCGAGGAGCTCGGCACGATGCTGGAGCGGCGCGGTGCCGTCGTGCAGCAGGGTGCCGCGCTGCGGATCGTCCCCGTCGCCGACGACACCGAGCTCGCCGACGCCACGCGCGGGCTCATCGCCCGCCCGCCCGATGTCACCGTCGCCACCACCGGGATCGGGTTCCGCGGGTGGGTCGAGGCCGCCGACGGCTGGGGCATCGCCGAGGACCTGCTCGACGCGCTCGGCTCCGGCAAGCTGCTGGCGCGGGGCCCGAAGGCCCGCGGCGCGATCCGGGCGTCCGGGCTCGTCGACGCGTGGTCGCCGCCGTCCGAATCGTCCGCCGAGGTGCTCGACCACCTCCTCGACATGGGGGTCGACGGCCTCCGCATCGCCGTGCAGCTGCACGGCGAGCCCCTGCCCGACGTGGTCGACGCGCTGACGATGGCCGGTGCCGAGGTGGTCGAGGTGCCGGTGTACCGCTGGCTGCCGCCCGCCGACCTCGGCCCGCTCGACCGGCTGATCGACACCGTCCTCTGCGGCGGGATCGACGTGCTCGCCTTCACCAGCGCGCCCGCCGCGGCGAGCCTGCTGGCCCGAGCCGACGAGCGCGGCGTCCGCGGCCCGCTGCTGGACGCGCTGCGGGGACCGGTGCTCGCGCTGTGCGTCGGCCCGGTCACCGCGGCCCCGCTCGAAGCCGTGGACGTCCCGACCGTGCAGCCGAACCGCTCCCGGCTGGGCGCGATGGTGCGGCAGCTGGAGGCCGAGCTGCCGGCACGGGCTCGCAGACTGCCGGTCGCGGGGCACGTGCTGGAGCTTCGCGGGCACGCCGTGCTCGTCGACGGTGAGCTGCGCACGGTTCCACCGGCCGGGATGGCACTGCTGCGGGCGCTGGCCCGCCGTGCCGGCCGGGTCATCTCGCGCGCCGAGCTGTTGAAGGCCCTGCCAGGGGGCAGCGGTGACGAGCACGCGGTCGAGACCGCGATGGCCCGGCTGCGCAGTGCGCTCGGGCGGCCGAAGCTCGTGCAGACCGTCGTCAAGCGCGGCTACCGGCTGGCCCTCGACCCCGGCGCTGGTCCGGGCTCCGTGGGTGGCCACTGCGTGCACGGGTCGGTGCGGTGA
- a CDS encoding sirohydrochlorin chelatase, with product MNLLLIAHGTRDPAGAVVTERVAERARLRFGVPVHACYADVRGPTPADVLGEIDGPTVAVPAFLAAGYHVRADVPEQLRATGRSDVVLAEAFGPDPVLVAAAADRLTEAGARPDDAVVLAVAASSDPHAQADGARAARRLGRLLGRPVTLAPIVLGDQPGVAEVVARLRADGANRVAVASWLLAPGLFQRNLDRCGADVVGAPLSDHEAVLDVLASRYGPAAQLAA from the coding sequence GTGAACCTGCTGCTGATCGCGCACGGCACGCGGGACCCGGCGGGAGCTGTGGTCACCGAGCGGGTGGCCGAGCGTGCCCGCCTGCGCTTCGGCGTGCCGGTGCACGCCTGCTACGCCGACGTCCGCGGGCCCACCCCGGCCGACGTGCTCGGCGAGATCGACGGCCCGACCGTCGCAGTGCCCGCGTTCCTCGCGGCCGGCTACCACGTCCGTGCGGACGTGCCCGAGCAGCTGCGGGCCACCGGCCGTTCCGACGTCGTGCTCGCGGAGGCGTTCGGCCCCGACCCCGTGCTCGTCGCGGCCGCGGCAGATCGCCTCACCGAGGCAGGCGCCCGGCCCGACGACGCGGTGGTGCTCGCGGTCGCCGCGTCGAGCGACCCGCATGCGCAGGCCGACGGGGCCCGCGCAGCTCGGCGGCTCGGACGGCTGCTCGGCAGGCCCGTCACGCTGGCGCCCATCGTGCTGGGTGACCAGCCGGGCGTGGCCGAGGTCGTGGCGAGGCTGCGCGCCGACGGCGCGAACCGGGTGGCCGTGGCGTCGTGGCTGCTCGCGCCGGGCCTGTTCCAGCGCAACCTGGATCGCTGCGGCGCCGACGTGGTGGGTGCCCCGCTGTCCGACCACGAGGCGGTCCTGGACGTGCTGGCGTCCCGCTACGGACCGGCCGCCCAACTGGCCGCCTGA
- a CDS encoding MGMT family protein yields MDEETVERVREAVRAIPPGETASYGEIAERVGLRSARLVGRILSEDGDDLPWHRVLRADGTCAPHIAEEQSARLRAEGILMVDGRLPKRR; encoded by the coding sequence GTGGACGAGGAGACCGTGGAGCGGGTGCGGGAGGCGGTACGGGCGATCCCGCCGGGTGAGACCGCGAGCTACGGCGAGATCGCCGAGCGCGTCGGCCTGCGCTCGGCCCGGCTGGTGGGCCGGATCCTCTCCGAGGACGGCGACGACCTGCCATGGCACCGGGTCCTGCGCGCCGACGGCACCTGCGCCCCGCACATCGCAGAGGAACAGAGCGCCCGCCTGCGGGCGGAGGGGATCCTGATGGTGGACGGCCGCCTCCCCAAACGGCGGTGA
- a CDS encoding IS110 family transposase — protein MSASYEGTQVVGIDLHRRRSVLVRMTETGERLETVRISNDPQYLRQVMARAGEAPEVVLEAAYGWYWAADTLAELGAHVHLAHPLGVKMFSYRRVKNDELDAGDLADLLRMGRLPEAWIAPPATRELRGWVRLRAKLVGLRSSLKCQVHAVLAGAGVQVGMSDLFSPGGQHLLTGTGLSAESRVRIDSALRLIEHLDVEIEAFTKLIGGRLRKHPGYRAIQQIPGVGPILAAVFVAEIGDITRFPGPAQLASWAGLTPKHHESDTTVHRGRITKQGSRLVRWAAVEAVQRVGPHTRPGVVRDRVAARRGRNIGVVAGARELVELVFYGLRDGRIRRLTPAAPATPATPATPA, from the coding sequence GTGAGCGCATCGTACGAGGGCACGCAGGTCGTGGGAATCGACCTGCACCGGCGCCGGTCGGTGTTGGTGCGGATGACCGAGACCGGGGAGCGGTTGGAGACGGTGCGGATCTCCAACGACCCGCAGTATCTGCGGCAGGTGATGGCCCGGGCTGGGGAGGCCCCGGAGGTGGTGTTGGAGGCGGCGTATGGCTGGTATTGGGCCGCGGACACGCTGGCCGAGCTGGGCGCGCATGTGCATTTGGCGCACCCGCTGGGGGTGAAGATGTTCTCCTACCGGCGGGTGAAGAACGACGAGCTCGACGCCGGCGATTTGGCGGATCTGCTGCGGATGGGTCGGCTGCCCGAGGCGTGGATCGCCCCGCCGGCCACCCGGGAGTTGCGCGGCTGGGTGCGGCTTCGGGCCAAGCTGGTCGGGCTGCGCTCCAGCCTGAAATGTCAGGTGCATGCGGTGCTGGCCGGGGCCGGGGTGCAGGTGGGGATGAGTGATCTGTTCAGCCCGGGCGGGCAGCACCTGCTGACCGGCACTGGGTTGTCGGCCGAATCACGGGTTCGGATCGACTCCGCGCTGCGGCTGATCGAGCACTTGGACGTGGAGATCGAGGCGTTCACCAAGCTGATCGGCGGTCGGTTGCGCAAGCATCCCGGCTATCGGGCGATCCAACAGATCCCCGGGGTCGGGCCCATCCTGGCCGCGGTGTTCGTGGCCGAGATCGGCGACATCACCCGGTTCCCCGGGCCGGCCCAGTTGGCCAGTTGGGCCGGGCTGACCCCGAAACACCACGAGTCCGACACCACGGTGCACCGCGGCCGGATCACCAAGCAGGGTTCGCGGCTGGTGCGCTGGGCCGCGGTAGAGGCGGTGCAACGGGTCGGCCCGCACACCCGTCCCGGCGTGGTTCGGGACCGGGTCGCCGCCCGCCGGGGCCGCAACATCGGTGTGGTTGCCGGCGCTCGCGAGCTGGTCGAGCTGGTCTTCTACGGCCTGCGTGATGGGCGCATCCGTCGGCTCACCCCGGCCGCCCCGGCCACCCCGGCCACCCCGGCCACCCCGGCGTGA
- a CDS encoding ATP-dependent helicase, producing the protein MLRSDARPDSSALAPGLVRRQRAAPSEPEWDVAARRVLEHRSGPLRVVGGPGTGKTTVLLAAVAGRIRAGDDPERTLVLVGSRRAAAELRERIVDLAHDPNGERTTREPLVRTVHSYAFGVLRLHAARNGDPPPRLLASAEQDAVVRDLLGGELAGPEGGGVPDSGWGERLRPALGLPGFAAELRELLLRAAERGLGPGELAELGRRHDVPEWVASGRFFRTYEHVILLRGAAGRGAPQATAPALDAAELVAAALDALAADRDLLAAERERVRHLVVDDAQDLDPQQMELVGVLGATAQTVLLAGDPDQAVLNFRGADPEGLRAVEAPTVVLPVDHRGAPAVREAVGRLAARLPGTGPGRERVAPPGEPEIAGDVQVKVFGSAAQEAGWIADQLRRAHLERGVPWSRMAVLARSTRRTLPTLRRALLAAGVPIAAPPDELPLARQPAVVPLLLVLRCATRPDEIDADAANALLTSPLGSADPMRMRRLRRGLLRLHAGTRAAGQPEDAERAGSDPLLVEVLRAAALGRPDPLVALPPNETAPLRRVSTLLAIAGDAARDGESAEEVLWRVWQASGLGPRLRDGSGRGGPVGAAADRDLDAVLALFDAAARYADRLPGAAVASFIEYLADQQLPGDSLAPRAPRGDAVSLLTAHAARGREWDVVAVPAVQEGSWPDLRLRGSLLGNERLVDLVAGVSEPTVSRVAPLLAEERRLFYVACSRARHTLLVSAVQGEDEQPSRFLDELDPVPATSADRPVHRPGRSLVLAELVGELRRAVCGPADDPAAEESRRRAAAQLARLAEAGVPGAHPDDWYGLAPVSTDTPLREPGEVVPVSPSDVEKIVRCPLRWVLERHGGVEVGALAAVTGSLVHALVQASAAGADQSELEGALRSAWSRLDAGAPWYGRRELERVRGMLAAFEGWVRSSRADGLRLVAVEQPVQLDLAGDEPGDLAERAGRSGGPWLRVRGRVDRLEVDAEGRPVVIDVKTGKTAISARAAAEHPQLAVYQLAAALGAFGTLLEPGAKPGGARLVYVADQKSGGQAKEPAQPPLDDAELAAWEKVVRQCAEDTSDAQFIARVGPDCDRCPVRTSCPLSASGRPVTDA; encoded by the coding sequence GTGCTCCGTTCCGACGCCCGCCCCGACAGCTCCGCGCTGGCGCCAGGGCTCGTGCGCAGGCAGCGCGCGGCGCCGAGCGAGCCGGAATGGGACGTCGCGGCCCGGCGGGTGCTGGAGCACCGGAGCGGGCCGCTGCGGGTGGTCGGGGGGCCGGGCACGGGCAAGACCACGGTCCTGCTGGCCGCCGTGGCCGGGCGCATCAGGGCGGGGGACGACCCGGAGCGCACCCTCGTGCTGGTCGGCAGCAGGCGGGCGGCTGCGGAGCTGCGCGAGCGGATCGTCGACCTGGCTCACGACCCGAACGGCGAGCGCACCACCCGCGAGCCGCTGGTGCGCACCGTGCACTCCTACGCGTTCGGGGTGCTGCGGCTGCACGCCGCGCGCAACGGCGACCCGCCGCCGCGGCTGCTCGCCAGCGCGGAGCAGGACGCCGTGGTCCGCGACCTGCTCGGCGGTGAGCTGGCCGGGCCGGAGGGCGGCGGCGTGCCCGACTCGGGCTGGGGCGAGCGGCTGCGTCCCGCGCTCGGGCTGCCCGGGTTCGCCGCCGAGCTGCGCGAGCTGCTGCTGCGCGCGGCGGAGCGCGGGCTCGGGCCCGGCGAACTGGCCGAGCTGGGTCGACGCCACGACGTGCCGGAGTGGGTGGCGTCGGGGCGGTTCTTCCGCACGTACGAGCACGTCATCCTGTTGCGCGGTGCCGCGGGCCGGGGGGCGCCGCAGGCCACCGCACCGGCGCTGGACGCCGCCGAGCTCGTGGCCGCGGCTCTCGACGCGCTCGCCGCCGACCGGGACCTGCTCGCGGCCGAGCGCGAGCGGGTGCGGCACCTCGTCGTCGACGACGCGCAGGACCTCGACCCGCAGCAGATGGAGCTCGTCGGGGTGCTCGGCGCCACGGCGCAGACCGTTCTGCTCGCGGGCGACCCCGACCAGGCGGTCCTGAACTTCAGGGGGGCCGACCCCGAGGGGCTGCGGGCCGTGGAGGCGCCCACGGTCGTGCTGCCCGTCGACCACAGGGGCGCGCCCGCGGTCCGCGAGGCCGTCGGCCGCCTCGCCGCCCGGCTGCCCGGCACCGGCCCCGGCCGGGAGCGCGTTGCGCCGCCCGGTGAGCCGGAGATCGCCGGCGACGTGCAGGTGAAGGTGTTCGGCTCCGCGGCGCAGGAGGCCGGTTGGATCGCCGACCAGCTGCGGCGCGCCCACCTCGAGCGGGGCGTGCCGTGGTCGCGGATGGCGGTGCTGGCCCGCTCCACCCGCCGCACGCTGCCCACGCTCCGGCGGGCCCTGCTGGCCGCGGGCGTGCCCATCGCGGCCCCGCCCGACGAGCTGCCGCTCGCCCGGCAGCCCGCTGTCGTCCCGCTGCTGCTCGTGCTGCGCTGCGCCACAAGGCCCGACGAGATCGATGCCGACGCCGCGAACGCGCTGCTGACGTCGCCACTGGGATCGGCCGATCCGATGCGCATGCGGCGGCTGCGCCGCGGGCTGCTGCGGCTGCACGCAGGCACCCGCGCGGCCGGTCAGCCGGAGGACGCCGAGCGGGCGGGCAGCGACCCGCTGCTGGTCGAGGTGCTGCGGGCGGCAGCGCTCGGCCGTCCCGACCCACTCGTCGCGCTGCCCCCGAACGAGACGGCGCCGCTGCGGCGGGTGAGCACGCTGCTCGCCATCGCCGGCGACGCCGCCCGCGACGGTGAGAGCGCGGAGGAGGTGCTCTGGCGGGTGTGGCAGGCCAGCGGGCTCGGGCCACGGCTGCGCGACGGGAGCGGGCGCGGTGGCCCGGTCGGCGCCGCTGCCGACCGGGACCTCGACGCCGTGCTCGCGCTGTTCGACGCGGCTGCCCGCTACGCCGACCGGCTGCCCGGCGCTGCCGTCGCGAGCTTCATCGAGTACCTCGCCGACCAGCAGCTGCCCGGCGACTCGCTCGCGCCGCGCGCCCCGCGGGGCGATGCCGTCTCGCTGCTCACGGCGCACGCGGCGCGGGGGCGCGAGTGGGACGTCGTGGCGGTGCCCGCCGTGCAGGAGGGCAGCTGGCCGGACCTGCGACTGCGCGGAAGCCTGCTGGGCAACGAGCGGCTCGTCGACCTCGTCGCGGGGGTGTCGGAGCCCACGGTGTCGCGGGTGGCGCCGCTGCTCGCGGAGGAGCGGCGCCTGTTCTACGTGGCGTGCTCCCGGGCACGGCACACCCTGCTGGTGAGCGCCGTGCAGGGCGAGGACGAGCAACCGTCCCGGTTCCTCGACGAGCTCGACCCCGTGCCCGCCACCAGCGCCGACCGCCCGGTCCACCGGCCGGGCCGCTCGCTCGTGCTCGCCGAGCTGGTCGGGGAGCTGCGGCGGGCGGTGTGCGGTCCCGCTGACGACCCGGCGGCCGAGGAGAGCAGACGGCGAGCCGCGGCGCAGCTGGCGCGGCTGGCCGAGGCCGGCGTGCCGGGCGCCCACCCCGACGACTGGTACGGGCTCGCTCCCGTCTCCACCGACACGCCGCTGCGGGAGCCGGGCGAGGTCGTGCCGGTCTCGCCGTCGGACGTGGAGAAGATCGTCCGCTGCCCGCTGCGCTGGGTGCTGGAGCGTCACGGCGGCGTCGAGGTGGGCGCGCTGGCGGCCGTCACCGGCTCGCTGGTGCACGCCCTGGTGCAGGCCAGCGCCGCGGGTGCCGACCAGTCGGAGCTGGAGGGGGCGCTGCGCTCCGCGTGGTCACGGCTCGACGCAGGCGCGCCGTGGTATGGCCGCCGCGAGCTGGAACGGGTGCGGGGCATGCTGGCCGCGTTCGAGGGCTGGGTGCGCAGCAGCCGGGCCGACGGGCTGCGGCTGGTGGCGGTCGAGCAGCCCGTGCAACTGGACCTGGCGGGTGACGAACCGGGCGACCTGGCGGAGCGCGCAGGCCGCTCCGGCGGCCCCTGGCTCCGTGTGCGTGGGCGCGTCGACCGGCTGGAGGTCGACGCCGAGGGCCGACCCGTCGTGATCGACGTCAAGACCGGGAAGACCGCGATCAGCGCCCGTGCGGCGGCCGAGCACCCGCAGCTGGCCGTCTACCAGCTCGCGGCGGCACTCGGAGCGTTCGGCACGCTCCTGGAACCCGGCGCGAAGCCCGGTGGCGCCCGGCTGGTGTACGTGGCCGACCAGAAGTCGGGCGGCCAGGCGAAGGAGCCGGCACAGCCCCCGCTCGACGACGCCGAGCTGGCTGCGTGGGAGAAGGTCGTGCGGCAGTGCGCGGAGGACACCTCCGACGCCCAGTTCATCGCAAGGGTCGGACCAGACTGCGACCGGTGCCCGGTGCGCACCAGCTGCCCGTTGAGCGCGTCGGGGCGGCCGGTCACGGATGCGTGA